A region from the Helicoverpa armigera isolate CAAS_96S chromosome 6, ASM3070526v1, whole genome shotgun sequence genome encodes:
- the LOC110376947 gene encoding NADH-ubiquinone oxidoreductase 49 kDa subunit gives MLNLQNKRVVSLVRQARQFTVYAPLQEYKRWYPDETFIKQFSGSVMYPTPETNKYYRIISHGKLWPVERKLQNMIINFGPQHPAAHGVLRLILELDGETVVRADPHIGFLHRATEKLMEHKHYNQNLPFMDRLDYVSTLANEQCFCIAVEKLLNIEVPPRGKAIRVLCAELSRIANHLLNVSGTILDAGGITPFFWMCEEREKLYEMFERLCGARIHCCYLRPGGVSQDIPIGYLDDVYELCSKLGNRLDETDDLATKNRLFYARCAGIGEVKAHDAMSMGLTGCMLRACGVKWDLRICMPYDGYDLYDFDGVVGTFGDTYDRYLLRFEEMRQSLRIINQVIDTMPEGEFKTDDSKVCFPSRKEMKTSMESLIHHFKLCSEGYPVPPGFTYTATEAPKGELGIYMVADGSSIPYRVHLRPCSFTSLMGMSVIGPRLMLADIGVLLASIDVVFGDIDR, from the coding sequence ATGttaaatttacaaaacaaacgtGTTGTGAGTTTAGTGCGCCAGGCACGGCAGTTCACAGTTTATGCACCACTACAGGAATACAAAAGGTGGTACCCTGATGAGacatttattaaacaattttccGGATCGGTCATGTACCCCACACCAGAAACAAACAAGTACTACAGAATTATTAGCCACGGCAAACTGTGGCCAGTTGAACGCAAACTTCAGAACATGATTATCAACTTTGGCCCTCAGCATCCAGCTGCTCACGGCGTTCTGCGTTTAATATTGGAACTGGATGGCGAAACTGTAGTAAGAGCTGACCCTCACATAGGTTTCCTGCACAGAGCTACTGAGAAACTAATGGAACATAAGCATTATAACCAAAATTTACCCTTCATGGACCGTCTAGATTATGTGTCCACATTGGCGAACGAGCAATGTTTCTGTATCGCTGTTGAAAAACTTCTCAATATTGAAGTACCTCCGAGAGGTAAAGCAATTAGAGTTTTATGTGCAGAATTGAGCCGTATAGCCAACCATTTGTTGAATGTATCGGGCACTATACTAGATGCAGGGGGTATCACACCTTTTTTCTGGATGTGCGAGGAACGAGAGAAACTATACGAAATGTTTGAAAGACTATGTGGTGCTAGAATACACTGCTGCTATCTTCGTCCAGGCGGCGTGTCCCAAGATATTCCTATTGGCTATCTGGATGACGTTTATGAATTATGTAGTAAATTAGGAAATCGGTTAGACGAAACTGATGACCTTGCAACTAAGAACCGATTGTTCTATGCTAGGTGTGCCGGCATCGGTGAAGTGAAGGCACATGATGCTATGTCTATGGGACTCACCGGATGTATGCTTCGCGCTTGTGGAGTTAAATGGGATCTTAGGATATGCATGCCGTACGATGGTTATGATTTGTATGATTTTGATGGCGTTGTTGGAACATTTGGTGATACTTATGACAGATATCTATTACGTTTTGAAGAAATGCGCCAGTCTTTGCGTATTATCAATCAAGTAATTGACACAATGCCCGAAGGAGAATTTAAAACAGATGATTCTAAAGTTTGTTTTCCTTCACGGAAAGAAATGAAAACTTCAATGGAGTCCTTAATTCATCATTTTAAGTTGTGCAGTGAAGGGTATCCAGTGCCACCTGGATTTACTTACACTGCGACTGAGGCTCCAAAAGGAGAATTGGGTATATACATGGTGGCCGATGGATCGTCGATTCCGTATCGTGTCCATTTACGTCCATGTTCCTTTACATCATTAATGGGTATGTCTGTAATAGGCCCTCGCTTAATGCTAGCCGATATAGGCGTGCTCCTTGCGTCAATAGATGTTGTGTTTGGAGATATTGATCgttaa
- the LOC110376948 gene encoding sorting nexin-20, which yields MLKFEIVSSRIVEGFENEKKFVAYMLQVTQASESRVLDPDPANVERRYTHFLDLYNGLKKEFPALVGGLSFPRKIVMGNFDPILIANRCAAFNSLLDLVASESRLRDSPAAITFFQDIELNEAKRLINNGSFDQALSVLETSFKLLNKVYTDRSRVVLGALCRIVACAGASDGTLAGPVERWAQLALKRYEAVSDSDLLLIYVPLLHTCITIWETLGRDKSKLVEELNDLRKRGMKVDSVPSLMEAVDSLII from the exons ATGTTAAAATTTGAAATAGTTTCCTCAAGGATTGTGGAAGGTTTTGAGAACGAAAAGAAATTCGTAGCTTATATGTTACAAGTAACTCAAGCTTCAGAATCCAGGGTGCTGGATCCAGACCCTGCAAACGTTGAAAGACGGTACACCCATTTCCTCGATCTTTACAATggtttgaaaaaagaatttcCGGCTTTAGTAGGCGGGCTGTCGTTCCCCAGAAAG attgTTATGGGTAATTTTGATCCAATTTTGATTGCCAACCGATGTGCAGCATTTAATTCCCTGCTAGATCTAGTGGCCAGTGAGTCACGGCTGCGGGACTCCCCGGCTGCTATCACATTCTTCCAGGACATTGAACTAAATGAAGCCAAGCGACTCATCAACAACGGAAGTTTTGATCAAGCCCTGTCTGTTTTGGAGACTAGTTTCAAATTATTAAACAAG GTATATACGGACAGGTCTCGCGTGGTTCTTGGTGCTCTGTGCCGTATCGTCGCCTGCGCGGGCGCCAGTGACGGAACACTCGCTGGTCCAGTGGAGCGCTGGGCACAACTCGCGCTCAAACGATATGAGGCCGTCAGCGACTCCGATCTCCTTCTCATTTATGTACCGCTGTTACATACATGCATTACCATTTG ggagACCCTTGGCAGAGACAAGTCAAAGTTGGTTGAGGAGCTGAACGATTTACGTAAGCGAGGAATGAAAGTAGATTCTGTGCCAAGCCTAATGGAAGCAGTGGATAGTCTTATTATCTAA